The following proteins are co-located in the Candidatus Phytoplasma asteris genome:
- a CDS encoding IS3 family transposase encodes MQKLKQKIKLLQKIIEKIKKIDKKIVFHLVNQFNQTLNLTTILKTIQIKRSTYYWLKVKTKLKEKEEKYLLQQKRIKALCLHYQYFYGHRKITDLYQKTFNEFITKKKVYTIMKKNDISCRLRIKKNFTYRNLKNNLQIIPNLINQDFMSTKPLQKLFTDITYFQTNQGFLYFSCIIDSFNNQIITSHVSNQQNKDLVLNTIKKLPSLKEPCIIHSDQGKVYQSLKIQQTLIKKGFLISMSRKATPRDNAVIENFFGQMKTILQHQNPFLFQKSPDKIKKLINHFPQFWNNQWILSKLNYSTPSQYIQNLR; translated from the coding sequence ATGCAAAAATTAAAACAAAAAATTAAATTATTACAAAAAATCATTGAAAAGATTAAAAAAATTGATAAAAAAATAGTTTTTCATTTAGTCAACCAATTTAATCAAACTCTGAATTTAACCACTATTTTAAAAACAATTCAAATTAAAAGAAGTACTTATTATTGGTTGAAAGTTAAAACTAAACTAAAAGAAAAAGAAGAAAAATACCTGTTACAACAAAAAAGAATTAAAGCTTTATGTCTCCATTATCAATATTTTTACGGTCATCGGAAAATCACTGATTTATACCAAAAAACTTTTAACGAATTCATTACCAAGAAAAAAGTTTATACTATCATGAAAAAAAACGACATTAGTTGTCGTTTAAGAATCAAAAAAAATTTTACTTATCGTAATTTAAAAAATAATCTCCAAATAATTCCTAATTTAATCAATCAAGATTTTATGTCTACCAAACCCCTCCAAAAACTCTTTACTGATATTACTTATTTTCAAACTAATCAAGGTTTTCTCTATTTTTCTTGTATTATTGACTCTTTTAATAACCAAATCATCACTTCACATGTTTCAAACCAACAAAATAAAGATTTAGTTTTAAACACCATCAAAAAATTACCTTCATTAAAAGAACCTTGTATTATTCACTCCGATCAAGGAAAAGTTTATCAATCACTCAAAATTCAACAAACTTTAATAAAAAAAGGTTTTTTAATTAGCATGTCAAGAAAAGCTACTCCTCGTGATAACGCCGTAATTGAAAACTTTTTCGGCCAAATGAAAACAATCTTACAACATCAAAATCCATTTTTATTTCAAAAATCTCCTGATAAAATAAAAAAATTAATTAATCATTTTCCTCAATTTTGGAATAATCAATGGATTTTAAGTAAATTAAACTATTCAACTCCATCTCAATATATTCAAAATCTGAGATAA